One genomic segment of Culturomica massiliensis includes these proteins:
- the recG gene encoding ATP-dependent DNA helicase RecG, whose product MEISGLNIKYLSGVGDKKAAILHEELGIESYEDMLYHIPYRYIDRSRIYTISELNPQLPYIQIKAYIRDLKPVGAGKAARMVATAYDDTGELELVWFNGFKYLASQIDAQKEYLIFGQPSSFNRKLNIVHPEINPFEKTSPLLVGFQAVYPTTEKMKKAFLNSKAIGKIQESIFKSINGKIPETLPAWFLTKYKLIYLHEALFNIHFPTSPEMLQKAIFRLKFEELFYIQLNILKMKYKRKTVFKGCPFTSVGAYFNNFYNRYLPFPLTDAQKRVIREIRQDCGSGKQMNRLLQGDVGSGKTLVAVMCMLIALDNHYQTCLMAPTEILANQHFDTVSQMLKDLGITVALLTGSTKKKERTEILQRLAAGNLQIIIGTHALLEDVVAFNNVGLVIIDEQHRFGVAQRAKLWHKNNIPPHVLVMTATPIPRTLAMTLYGDLDVSVIDELPPGRKPITTLHAYENKYKEVFKFIEQELQKGRQAYIVYPLISESEKIDFHNLEEGYDKVNEYFLPRGYSCSMVHGKMKAVDKDEEMRRFVNGETQILVATTVIEVGVNVPNASIMVIESAERFGLSQLHQLRGRVGRGAEQSYCILMTSYKISNDSRKRIETMTSTNDGFEIAEADLKLRGPGDIEGTQQSGLTCNLKVANLGKDALILNEACRVAGSILENDPDLIKEENAVFASQIKRLFKTKINWRFIS is encoded by the coding sequence TTGGAAATATCGGGTCTGAACATAAAATACCTCTCGGGTGTCGGAGATAAAAAAGCTGCGATATTACACGAAGAACTAGGGATTGAGAGCTACGAAGATATGTTATATCATATCCCTTACCGGTATATCGACCGTTCCCGGATCTATACAATCTCCGAATTGAATCCTCAGCTTCCTTATATACAGATCAAGGCATACATCCGTGATCTGAAACCGGTGGGGGCCGGTAAAGCCGCCCGGATGGTTGCAACAGCCTATGACGATACCGGCGAGTTGGAACTGGTATGGTTCAACGGCTTCAAATACCTGGCCAGCCAGATAGACGCCCAAAAAGAATACCTGATTTTCGGACAGCCTTCTTCCTTCAACCGGAAGCTGAACATTGTACATCCGGAAATCAATCCTTTTGAAAAAACATCCCCGTTGCTGGTCGGATTTCAAGCCGTCTATCCCACTACGGAGAAAATGAAAAAGGCTTTTCTGAATTCAAAAGCAATCGGTAAAATTCAGGAATCGATTTTCAAAAGTATCAACGGTAAAATTCCGGAAACCCTTCCGGCCTGGTTTCTCACAAAATACAAACTGATTTATCTGCACGAAGCCCTTTTCAACATTCATTTTCCGACCTCCCCGGAAATGTTGCAGAAAGCCATCTTCAGACTGAAATTCGAAGAGTTGTTCTACATACAACTCAATATTCTGAAAATGAAATACAAAAGGAAAACCGTTTTCAAAGGTTGTCCTTTTACCTCCGTCGGGGCGTATTTCAACAACTTCTATAACCGTTATCTTCCTTTCCCCCTCACTGATGCACAAAAACGGGTGATCCGGGAGATACGGCAGGACTGCGGCAGCGGTAAACAAATGAACCGCCTGTTGCAAGGGGATGTCGGTAGCGGTAAAACATTGGTCGCCGTCATGTGCATGCTTATCGCACTGGACAACCATTACCAAACTTGCCTGATGGCCCCCACAGAAATTCTGGCCAACCAACATTTCGACACCGTCAGCCAGATGTTAAAGGACCTGGGTATCACAGTAGCCTTACTGACAGGTTCAACAAAGAAAAAAGAACGGACCGAAATACTACAGCGACTGGCAGCAGGAAACCTGCAAATCATTATCGGAACTCATGCTTTACTGGAAGATGTCGTCGCTTTCAATAACGTAGGACTGGTTATCATCGACGAACAACACCGCTTCGGTGTCGCCCAAAGAGCCAAACTGTGGCATAAAAACAACATTCCGCCGCATGTGCTGGTCATGACTGCTACCCCCATTCCCCGTACACTGGCCATGACCCTATACGGGGATTTGGATGTATCGGTAATCGATGAATTACCTCCGGGACGTAAACCGATCACCACCTTACACGCTTATGAAAACAAATACAAAGAAGTATTTAAATTCATCGAACAGGAGTTACAAAAAGGCCGTCAGGCCTACATCGTATATCCCCTGATTTCCGAATCCGAAAAAATAGACTTTCACAATCTGGAAGAAGGATACGATAAAGTAAATGAATATTTTCTACCCCGAGGCTACTCCTGCAGTATGGTACACGGTAAAATGAAAGCCGTCGACAAAGACGAAGAAATGCGACGTTTTGTAAACGGCGAAACTCAGATACTGGTAGCGACAACGGTCATTGAAGTCGGAGTCAACGTACCGAATGCTTCCATTATGGTCATTGAAAGCGCCGAACGCTTCGGACTTTCCCAATTACATCAGCTAAGAGGACGTGTCGGACGGGGAGCCGAACAATCCTACTGCATTTTGATGACTTCTTATAAAATATCGAACGATTCCCGCAAAAGAATAGAAACCATGACCTCGACAAACGACGGATTCGAAATTGCCGAAGCGGATTTAAAACTCCGGGGGCCGGGAGACATCGAAGGTACACAACAAAGCGGACTTACCTGCAACCTGAAAGTAGCCAACCTGGGAAAAGACGCTCTTATCCTGAACGAAGCCTGCCGGGTTGCAGGAAGTATACTCGAAAACGATCCCGATTTAATCAAAGAAGAAAACGCCGTCTTTGCCTCCCAAATCAAACGCCTTTTCAAAACCAAAATCAACTGGCGGTTTATCAGCTAA
- a CDS encoding cob(I)yrinic acid a,c-diamide adenosyltransferase: MKIYTKTGDKGMTSLIGGTRVPKNSARLEAYGSVDELNTYIGMIRSFPLEEQELSELVTIQTILFDVGGNLATDTSVEGLKIRLGVTEEDISVLEKAMDRMDAQLPPLKSFVLPGGDQAVSFCHIARTVCRRVERRILDMNREFEVDDAVIKYINRLSDYLFVLSRKVANDRGVREINWTPRHQ, translated from the coding sequence ATGAAAATATATACCAAAACAGGCGATAAAGGGATGACGTCCCTGATCGGAGGTACACGGGTACCTAAAAACAGTGCACGGCTTGAAGCCTATGGTAGCGTAGATGAGCTGAATACGTATATCGGAATGATCCGTTCTTTTCCGTTGGAAGAACAGGAACTATCCGAATTGGTAACGATTCAGACCATATTGTTCGATGTCGGTGGTAATCTGGCTACAGATACCAGTGTCGAAGGCTTGAAGATTCGTCTGGGGGTGACAGAAGAGGATATCTCTGTGTTGGAAAAGGCTATGGACAGGATGGATGCGCAATTACCGCCTTTGAAAAGTTTTGTCTTACCGGGCGGAGATCAGGCCGTTTCCTTTTGTCACATTGCCCGCACGGTTTGCCGTCGGGTGGAAAGGCGGATTCTCGATATGAACCGGGAATTTGAGGTAGACGATGCGGTGATAAAATATATCAACCGGCTTTCCGATTATTTGTTCGTATTGTCGCGTAAGGTCGCAAATGACCGGGGAGTCAGAGAAATAAACTGGACTCCCCGTCATCAGTAA